ACAGGTAGGTACTTATACCTAGGGGAACTAATGTGTTCCATCCCTTTTGTCTTTCCCGATGAGGGCGAGAGGGCAGGCGAGTGCTTTTAGTCAGGGGCAGCATTAGCACACACAGGCAGTTTGGTTGGCAAGTTCTTGTGAACATTATGAACAATAGCACACGAGGGTGTGTGTGTGGACAGGAGCATACGCTTCTCCAGTAGTGTAAATGTCCAGGTTCGCTATCGCTACTAGGCGAGCGTTGCATAGGAATTTACCCGCACTTGCACTTGGGCACTAAATGACCTCCACAACCCAGCAGTGCGACACGTGATCAACAAATACGAGGAGAAAAATATTCTCTATGATGGAAGTCTATACATCAAAATAACTCTTATGATGATGATGCATTAGTCGAGCACAAAAAGTAAGCTTCAAGTATTATGAACGACGGGGGCATTATGTATTACATAAGGTCACTATTACTTAATCTTTCTTGGAGGTAAGTGCATTAATGAATTCCAATGCTTTTCTGTCCTTCAAAGTAACACCGCAATATCTCTAGGCAATGGGTGGTAATCCTTGTATGAAAACAGTCATCACTAAGTATAACAGACATAGTCGGTGTTTAAACTGTCACAAAAGTGGGTGCGCTCATTTTGTTGAAGGTACGCCAATTTTCACAATTCTATAAAAAGAGGATATACAGTGCAGTAATTATAAGAGGAATTAatcttaaatttttatatatgaccAACTACAACTTACTGAACATGTATAGGTATCAATACctcattataaatttatattttcaggctgaagaaaaaagaagagaagaggaggaggaattaaagaGGAAAGACTCAGAAAGCTCAGAAAAGCTTCCCGAGGGACGAAAACACAAAAAGAAGAACCGAAAACAGGTTGAGGCTGAAGTTGTGGAATCACAGTGGATTAACAATAAGTGGATTAGACTTAGTATTTTCATActgattttaaatgttttaatatattGTATTTTCTATTGGAATGAATAGTGTAATTTGGAGTTTGAAAATTCTTGCAATAATGGTGTTTGTACAAAAATTGTTTCCTTTTCCTGGAAATGTAAAATATAGGGTTTCTGCTTGACATTGTATTCCTAAGTAAGAGTATATCTTAACAAGTTGAATTTATACATACCGGTAAATACTATACTTTTATCATTAAACTTGATGAATTGGGGACTGCTAATTCATTCCATAATAATTACTAAAACCAATATTGGAGATTACATAAAAACTTTAttcttaaaaaacaagaactagaaATCATGTacattatttacaaaaacaaagtTCAGATTTTTACAACAAATCTATTCCATTTATCCATGGCATTTCACTACATTAGATGACCAGTAGTTGGAAAAAaccaaaattttaaagaaatttttttaataaatttcagtTGGCTGGATTTCTTACGCTGGAAGGAAATAATTCTGCAAAgaagtatattaattttttttcttagattcttATGATGGAAGAAAATTCTGTAAGAAATACTCAATTGTACAGTAGTCATGtcagattatttatttattaatttcttcattCCTCACGACAAAAGAAGGGAATAAAGCACAGAACTGTATTACGAAAACGATGAAATCTATAAATTTAAGACTTGATTCTACTTGTCATTCGAGCCATGTATAAAGAGTATTGTGTGACAATTAAATAAAACCTCGCTAAATATACCATCCTGAAATTCTacacttataaaaattataaagtattttataaaGTTTACCTAAAACCAAAATTCAAATTGCAGGCATCTTCCCAAGTTTTTGCGATGCGGCTAATGCATTTTCATTGGAAAGCATCTGAATTTCTTGGAACCTCTCAGATATTCGTTGTGTTACCTGAAAAAACACAAAgcttattatactaataatatattGCATGAAAGCATAGTATCATGCATTTGCTGCCCACCAGTCAATGACAAATACAATATTTCATGTTTTGTCTAATAATAAAggaattttaataattaaatttgttatttctatactcgcctgatgttcacaTAGCTTCTTCCCAAGAAGCctgtttttattgttctttatcctcaaaatttatttaaaattcttcTATTTTCCTCCCTTTTAAAATACACATCCCTAGTAAAGTATTGGAACAATGGTGCTTAATGGTAAGGAGTAATGTATATTACACATTACAGCATTAAGTTTGGAAGTCTTAAAGTATTGTGCCGCAAGCACTTAGGTTGTAACAGAGAGACTAGTGAATGTAATTGAACCAGTTAGAGCTCGAATatttatacaacccattccagtcaagaacggcacaaaaattcaaacacaatggtgtaGGAAAATAAGAGGAATGAACAAGTTATCGGTGAGAAGGGAGAGCGATAACGAAAATATACAAAACAAgaaatacagttacagtgtacgagcatttgTGATATACATGCAGTACAGTATTCACTTTTACTTGAAATAAGTCAGTGGGGAGGAAGGTGGgcatatatatgaacatcaggtgagtatagaaaagAGACATTTTATCAAAATAACGTTTTATTTCTACaaaccttccctgatgttcatattgctgactttcCCACTATAATGGAGGTGGGATGCTAGTGAAGGAAGAAAATGTCAACAAGGATtggattgatttaaggttttcaggcatcctgacatctgtcaACAAGGAAATTATGCGAATTAAAATCCTGTGCTCGCTCTTTTAAtagcttgtggagcccagctaaacatttggtgagcTTCTCTCTCTTGGGAagagcgaagaacatgcccaaaccatctccttctaccccttaccaatatctcatccacatatggcaatctagTAATCTcttaatagtttaatttttaatcctgtcttgccattcaactaccaatatcctaatgaaggctttattctcaaatctgcttATTGCATTGAATTATATTTGTTTAATTACActcttttattataaacttttgaAACAATACCCGACATTTATtatttcagttagatttgtgtttgtaaATTGAGGACCCTCTAGTAATTTATATGAAGTAACAAAAGAATACAGTGTTTTAACCAATTCCCCTTTGTTATTACCAATTCTTTTTAAACTAGTAATATACCTAGGCAGCTAGAATACTTTCTGGATAGGAGTTTAAGTCTTCATTATGTtagggaaaatatataaaaagacctctcataaaaaaaattaccatagaaATCCCTTCAAGAATACAACATGGATGTCTTCAACCTAATCAACTGTTCTTTAGGATAACCTAACCCATCATATGAGCATTGAGGAACTTGGAAAGGAATCTCCATTGATAATGGAACTACAGactaaaggaaaagaaggaaagctGCCCAACTTCCGTATTTAACATGTACACAATAAAGTTGCTGGTTAGTGAACATGAATTGTCTGGagtattaaccctttcacccccaaaggacgtactggaacGTTTCAcagaactcatccctttacccccatggacgtaccagtacgttcttgcaaaaaaactgctatttacatttcttttttttgcatatttttgataattcttgagaaacttcaggcattttccaagagaatgagaccaacctgacctctctatgacaaaaattaaggctgttggagcaatttgaaaaaaatatactgcaaaatgtgcttgaaaaaaaaataaccccggggggtaaagggttggaaatttccaaatagcctgggggtaaaagggttaaaagaatattGATGTTGAAACAAATAAAGGCCATTGCAAAATGTATCTCGCCTTCTCAATTACGAGAGAACCGATACTGTACTTATGATAAAATCACGATACTTCCATACATTTGGGCAGGAAAAAGCCAAAACACCCTAATGCCGTAAatcacatataccaaggtacttcccccaattttggggggtagccgacatcaacaaatgaaacaaaacaaaaaaggggacctctactctctacgttcctgtggccgtgggggcacataaaaaattagaatagtgccaacgttatccctgcgtctcgtaagaggcgactgaaagggacaggacgagggggctgggaaccccctctcctgtatctacatcctgtgagacaatACCGTAAATGgtttaaaaaaaaggatatacaGACGAAACCATTTAAGTAAATGTTGCAAATTCAGCATATCAAACTCTAAAAATGAATCCCAATGTTCTACAGTCACTCTGGTCCATAACATGGCAGAGGTGGTAAAACCTCTCGACTGGTGAAGAGGCAGTAAAACCATCAAACAGAAAATATGGTGTGGCATTCTAAAACacttgggaaaatataggaaaccAAAGTCAACCGGAGAACTTCTATTCATGACACAAGCATGAAAAGATCCTGGTGGGTATGTGCCAGGATTTACAGGCACTCATATTCTGTACAGTGTGCTATGGCAAAGCTGCCATGTATTGGTAAATTACAGCTACTCTATTGAGAATTTCCATGTTATGTCTGATAACATACATAAGTagtcttattaacccttttaccccaaaggacgtactggtacgtttcacaaaacccatccctttacccccatggacgtaccggtacgtccttgcaaaaaaatgctctataaattttgttttttcatatttttgagttttttttttttttttttttttttttttttttttttttaagaaaattcaggcattttccaagagaatgagaccaacctgacctctctatgacaaaaattaaggctgttagagcaattttaaaaaaatatacagcaaaatgtgctgggaaaaaaataacccccagggggttaagggtttgaaatttccaaatttttctgggggtaaaagggttaaactatatcataataacaataataataatgacagtatccCAATGTTCATACAGTTACCAGAACTTGACTTAGATAGTCAAAGTTCAATTAACACCAGTACCCATCCTAATTAGGGAATTTTTTGTATTTGTTGCCCACAGCCACAAGCACACCGATGTACATCTTGATATTACGTTGACCACTAGTCAGGGAACTCAAGAAATATAACCCCAAATTCTGAAATAGGTGCTTTGGCATGGTCCCATAACGACAATATGCATCTTCTACAATATCCGAAAGTATGAGCCTACTTAAAATATGGcagaaacttactggtgaccgagacctggccacgcgctctcgctgacccgggtcgcctcagggcgcgtattaatccgccacagagggacccactagggaaaacggagataggggaaactacacaaatttctggtcggttgggaggagaatcccagatactcctaagaaagtagttcgaggtaagttctccgtgttggaacaaatggctTTTAGCTTTGAAATCTTCTAAATAGATAATAATAGTCAATGCAAAATGGAGAAAATGTAAGAATATACCATATCCAAGGCAACACAATCTTGTTAACAAACCATAGAAACTGTCCCCAATAGCATGGGATGGGACATTGAAGTAGATTCTAATGTAAAATAATTCCTTCAGTTAAACCTATGCTTAACTATCCATTCAGCTTTCATTTGCTTATTCTCCATTTGAGCCTTATTCCAAATTAAAGTGAACAAGAAAGGCAGAAGTAAGCAATGGGTTTAAAATCTAATATGAACTAAATGTAGTACAGTAAATATTTGGggttataaattttttatatactcaAATTATAAATTTGCCTTACCTTTGTATATTTTTCGACACAATTTTGTACACAATCTCCCTCATTACTTCTAATATTCCTGGATGTGAAGTCCCAAACGCAATCATTGAAGCAATTTTCACTCAACTTATTATATTGAACTAGAAAATCCCTAAACTGCTTCACCTGAACTTCTGCTTGAATCTGATCACTCATTGATGACATATCTATGTCCGCCATGTTGTTTCCTGCAATGCATGAAAAATACACAAGATATCAGTCTTGAaacaataatttcttttaatacaAGCCACTATAATAAATACTAACTATGATTCCAGCATATAATTCCTCAATTTCGGTTCTTTAAATGTCAAATGAGCTTCAGTATGGCCCTAATCAGAGGGGAGGAATGGTGAGCTTAATTGTAAGACAGTAATTTTACTTATAAAGAAAAGAAGGCAGTTTTAAAAATCTAATTGAATTTCAACTAGATAGACGATACAAACATAAGTCTTTTAACTTAAGACACATATATTGCATAAAGTGGTTCAATTATGGAATCTTGACAATACAGTAGCAagaggtgtgtgtatgtgttggtcTGCTATGATGGGAAATCCATCAACTCACCAGGTTGTACCCTTATAATTTCCTtcaggtggatggatggagtgaaggaagctctgggtgataggaggatagatgtgagcgaggcaagaaagcgtgctagaaataggaatgaattgcgagcgattctgacgcagttccggtaggccctgctgctgcctccgatgccttagatgaccgcggaggtagcagcagtaggggattcagcattatgaagcttcatctgtggtggataatgtgggagggtgggctgtgacaccctagcagtcccagctgaactcggtcgagtcccttgttaggctgggaggaacgtagagagtacaggtcccctttttatttttgtttctttgttgatgtcggctaccccccaaaattgggggaagtgccttggtatatgtatgtatgtatgtatgtacaagacAAATGCAAGGATAGTTGGAGGCAGATagaactatggtttataattttgataattcttaagacaatattaattttaataattagaaGCTTTGTCCCCAGGCACCAAAAATTTGTCGATAAACAAATTTGTGTTAtaccataagattttttcataacaatTCAGTAACATTTTATCTAAACCAAGAAACTTATAGATAATGCTATACATATAGTAATCTttcagtattgtatatatattaaaagctatATTAATCTTTTCTCTTTCTATTAAACAATACTGTACAGTTTAATCCTTACTTCCGTATTTCTACACTTGACTGCTTTCCATGTTAGGGTCATTAAACTGATGACATTTTGCTCTTTCATTAAGGTTGCAGCTTGTCTAGTATtactgatttaagaaaaaaaaatattgctaaaaaataacaaaatttgaaATAATCCTACCAAAAACTATGTGacaaataatttcacatttatagTTCATTATAGGATATAATTGGTAGTCTACTGGAAAGGGTTCGGGCCCGCCCCAGCTCGATAGTATCTAATAGCGTCTCCAAACCTTTACCTTGTGAGCAAAGGttggaggtttgggagagcctataggcctacctgctgattcaccagcagcaactacctggccctccctgattctaCCTTGATGGAGAGTGGGCTAGggagctgatcatacgtatatattatatgatcagtctctaaaaCACTCCCGTCCCTTGTCTCAGCCATTCAAAAGCGACTTTTACAGGGTACCAAATTTGCAGAACTATGTTCACGTTACACCGATGGTGTAGTAATATATCAGACAGACGCAGACCAAATCTGTACGAATCATAGAAagacattactgtactgtataagaaAAACCATATTacaccaggaggaggaggaggaggaggtagaaaaTACAAATAACAAATATACAGTAGCATATATTTGAATGCAAAATACTTTAGAGGGTGAATATTCAAAACAAAGAGTAAGAAAACTATATTACTTAGTAAAATGAGTAGCTGGATACATAATGAAAGGAATttgggggtgtatgtataatagtggccacctgtatgtattattatatctaACTTAgaacggcagtgtaaggggggacGCAAAGGGGGCATTAGTGACCCCCaacccccccgttaggtaagtcggtaaggacacgggttgtaggttaggttaggggggggggaaagtttaggttagttgatatccatttttcatgaacgtgtgaggaactggccactgatatacagaAGCTACGGAATTTGATTTAAGAATTTTGACCAATACCAGTGCTAGGATCTGCGTGACCATTCAAAGTCCAatcttaggggttgtggtggccattGTGGTAACGTCCTCGACTAGTGAACACCAAACTGGCCTAACACAAATTTTCAGGTGTCCCCACCCAAAAGCCCGTTTTCATATGGGATttgaagcctttgtatatcagcagccagttcctcctgTGTGGcttaaactattcatttgcgacgggaacgagtgtcattttcgaagagcgtaattttttctataagaaaaagtagttctTTTCCTAGGTTACGTTGCtctgtaattcagtaaaataccAAATTgggcatcaactaacctaaactttccccccccctaccctaacctacaagccgtgtcctaacCTACTTACCTTATGAGGGGGCCGATGCTcccctgcgaccccctttacactgccgtattctaagttagacataataatacatacaggtggctgctatcatacatacacccccaggaTTCCCCATAATTATAATTTCGACAGGGGTGGAGAAAAAAAAGTCAGAAATGCAGGTAA
The genomic region above belongs to Palaemon carinicauda isolate YSFRI2023 chromosome 45, ASM3689809v2, whole genome shotgun sequence and contains:
- the LOC137634936 gene encoding mitochondrial import inner membrane translocase subunit Tim9-like; this translates as MADIDMSSMSDQIQAEVQVKQFRDFLVQYNKLSENCFNDCVWDFTSRNIRSNEGDCVQNCVEKYTKVTQRISERFQEIQMLSNENALAASQKLGKMPAI